A single genomic interval of Polaribacter vadi harbors:
- a CDS encoding cytochrome c oxidase subunit II, with amino-acid sequence MLALFYIFIGVAIGVSFWQITRILNFRGVIANDEDNAKQGKYSLYFLVYFYGIMIYCLIAMNVIMLPESASIEGEHDDRLFNITFWLIGIVQFFMQFLIFYFTFKYKGNKNNKAKFYADSHKLEMIWTIIPAVVLVVLIGYGLWQWNNVMDLDDEDAVVIEVYSYQWGWHARYAGDDNTLGQGNVNFIEGINTMGVNMDDKNSQDDKQVTELYLPKGKKVHFKFRSQDVLHSAYMPHFRAQMNCVPGMVTEFGFTPKYTTEEMRMQPEVKAKTKGINLVRAANGEDLYEFNYLLLCNKICGTSHYSMQMKITVVEQEEYDQWLAEQPTLATVINK; translated from the coding sequence ATGCTAGCTCTATTTTATATTTTTATAGGTGTTGCAATAGGTGTAAGTTTTTGGCAGATAACTAGAATTTTAAATTTTAGAGGTGTTATTGCTAACGATGAAGACAATGCAAAACAAGGAAAGTATTCACTATATTTCTTAGTTTACTTTTATGGAATAATGATTTACTGTCTAATTGCCATGAATGTAATTATGTTACCAGAATCGGCTTCTATTGAAGGTGAGCATGATGACAGATTATTCAATATTACATTTTGGTTAATTGGTATTGTTCAGTTTTTTATGCAATTTTTAATTTTCTATTTTACTTTTAAGTATAAAGGAAATAAAAATAACAAAGCTAAATTTTATGCAGATAGTCATAAATTAGAAATGATTTGGACTATTATACCAGCAGTTGTTTTAGTTGTTTTAATCGGTTATGGTTTATGGCAATGGAATAATGTTATGGATTTAGATGATGAAGATGCTGTTGTTATAGAAGTATATTCTTATCAATGGGGTTGGCATGCAAGATATGCAGGAGATGATAATACATTAGGTCAAGGAAACGTGAATTTTATTGAAGGTATTAATACAATGGGTGTTAATATGGATGATAAAAATTCTCAAGATGATAAACAAGTAACTGAATTATATTTACCAAAAGGGAAGAAAGTACATTTCAAGTTCCGTTCTCAAGATGTACTGCATTCTGCTTATATGCCGCATTTTAGAGCACAAATGAATTGTGTACCAGGAATGGTTACAGAATTTGGTTTTACGCCAAAATATACTACAGAGGAAATGAGAATGCAACCTGAAGTAAAAGCAAAAACAAAAGGAATAAATTTAGTTCGAGCTGCAAATGGCGAAGACTTATATGAATTTAATTACCTATTACTATGTAATAAGATTTGTGGAACTTCTCATTACAGTATGCAAATGAAAATTACAGTAGTAGAGCAAGAAGAATACGACCAATGGCTTGCAGAACAGCCTACGTTAGCAACAGTTATCAATAAATAA
- a CDS encoding quinol:cytochrome C oxidoreductase — translation MYQFSGKLKTFSLALILLGVIGIAYSFLTAPSSLQEAKDIIALQSSHGNDHGDSHGEEHQDKVHTENHESTSGEHTSNSNIDKEMSAHGAHNDDTHAEHVLHQLQNRPWSAFYVALFFFLGTTLLVLAFYASQRVAQSGWSVVLFRVMEAISANLVPTSVIMLIIVILSAMHINHLFPWMAEGTFDPSSENYDAIVDGKSWWINIPGWTIRSIIYLAFWNAYRFFIRKNSIKEDTANDNGKTYKLNYNVSVGFIFVFMITESMMSWDWIMGLDPHWFSTLFGWYVLASLLVSALTIIAFVTIYLRSKGALPAVNDSHIHDLAKFMFGFSVFWTYLWFAQFMLIWYANIPEETTYFAARFNEYKLPFLAMVVMNFVFPILLLLNSDYKSIPWFVVLGGIVILGGHYLDIFVMVMPGTVGGQWFFGIPELSSLLFFIGIFIFTVFSSFAKANPIPKANPFLEESEHFHYYNIEHRGEGSDSHH, via the coding sequence ATGTATCAATTCTCGGGCAAATTAAAAACATTTTCATTAGCACTAATTTTATTAGGGGTTATAGGAATCGCATACAGTTTCCTTACAGCACCTTCTAGTCTTCAGGAAGCTAAAGATATTATTGCACTCCAATCATCTCATGGAAATGATCATGGAGATTCTCATGGAGAAGAGCATCAAGATAAAGTTCATACTGAAAATCACGAAAGTACTTCTGGTGAACATACTTCAAATTCTAATATAGATAAGGAAATGAGTGCTCATGGTGCTCATAATGATGATACACATGCAGAGCATGTGTTACATCAATTACAAAATAGACCTTGGTCAGCTTTTTATGTAGCTTTATTTTTCTTTTTAGGTACTACTTTATTGGTATTAGCATTTTACGCATCTCAAAGAGTAGCGCAATCAGGTTGGTCTGTAGTTTTATTTAGAGTGATGGAAGCAATTTCTGCTAACTTAGTACCAACATCAGTAATTATGTTGATTATTGTTATTTTATCAGCAATGCATATAAACCATTTATTTCCATGGATGGCAGAAGGTACATTTGATCCTTCAAGTGAAAATTATGATGCAATTGTAGATGGTAAATCTTGGTGGATTAACATTCCAGGTTGGACAATTAGAAGTATTATTTATTTAGCATTTTGGAATGCTTACAGATTTTTTATCCGTAAAAATTCAATTAAAGAAGATACTGCTAATGATAATGGTAAAACTTATAAATTAAATTATAATGTATCTGTAGGTTTCATTTTTGTTTTCATGATTACAGAATCAATGATGTCTTGGGACTGGATTATGGGCTTAGACCCTCACTGGTTTTCAACATTATTTGGTTGGTATGTTCTTGCAAGTTTGTTAGTAAGTGCTTTAACTATAATTGCATTTGTAACTATTTATTTACGTTCAAAAGGAGCTTTACCAGCAGTTAACGATAGTCATATTCATGATTTAGCGAAATTTATGTTTGGTTTTTCAGTATTTTGGACATACTTATGGTTTGCTCAATTTATGTTAATCTGGTATGCAAACATTCCAGAAGAAACTACATATTTCGCAGCAAGATTTAATGAATATAAATTACCGTTTTTAGCAATGGTTGTTATGAATTTTGTTTTCCCAATATTGTTACTTTTAAATAGCGATTATAAGAGTATTCCTTGGTTTGTAGTTCTTGGAGGAATCGTAATTTTAGGAGGTCATTATTTAGATATATTTGTAATGGTTATGCCTGGAACTGTTGGAGGTCAATGGTTTTTCGGAATTCCAGAATTAAGTTCTCTATTGTTTTTTATAGGAATATTTATATTTACTGTATTTAGTTCATTTGCAAAAGCAAATCCAATACCAAAAGCGAATCCGTTTTTAGAAGAAAGTGAACATTTCCATTATTATAATATTGAACATAGAGGAGAAGGTTCAGACAGTCATCATTAA
- a CDS encoding c-type cytochrome, translating into MKNLKLIIGLAIFASFISCNDKRKPQLEYMPDMYVSIPYDTDDAEGLKGEPVNSKPVAGTIPRGGHPSYDIPNTAEGYEKAKAEVTNPIEATEENLSNGKAMYEIYCISCHGKKGDGNGYLSQAEKFEGIPSYKDRDINAGSIYHVIIHGKNLMGSHSSQLTYNERWQVIHYVEQLRSDLLK; encoded by the coding sequence ATGAAAAATTTAAAATTAATTATCGGTTTAGCAATCTTTGCAAGTTTTATTTCTTGTAATGATAAAAGAAAGCCTCAACTTGAGTACATGCCAGATATGTATGTTTCTATCCCTTATGATACTGATGATGCTGAAGGTTTAAAAGGTGAGCCAGTAAATAGTAAGCCAGTTGCAGGAACTATTCCTAGAGGAGGACATCCTTCTTATGATATTCCTAATACAGCAGAAGGTTATGAAAAAGCTAAGGCTGAAGTAACAAATCCTATAGAAGCTACTGAAGAAAATTTATCAAACGGAAAAGCAATGTATGAAATATACTGTATTTCTTGTCATGGTAAAAAAGGAGATGGTAATGGATATTTATCTCAAGCAGAAAAGTTTGAAGGAATACCTAGTTATAAAGATAGAGATATTAATGCAGGAAGTATTTATCATGTAATAATTCATGGTAAAAACTTAATGGGTTCTCATTCAAGTCAGTTAACTTATAACGAACGTTGGCAAGTTATTCATTATGTTGAACAATTGCGTTCAGACTTATTAAAATAA
- a CDS encoding DUF3341 domain-containing protein has translation MESSKVIHAFYNDDEILMDAVKAVKAEHHHIEEVFCPFPVHGLDKAMGLAPTRLAITAFFYGITGLAFAIWMTNYMMIQDWPQDIGGKPSFSWIENMPAFVPIMFELTVFFAAHLMVITFYMRSRIWPFKKAENPDPRTTDDHFLMEIPVHNNVDELTTLLTKTGAVEINVVDKH, from the coding sequence ATGGAATCATCAAAAGTTATTCACGCATTTTATAATGATGATGAGATTCTGATGGATGCAGTGAAAGCTGTAAAAGCAGAACATCATCACATAGAGGAAGTTTTTTGTCCATTTCCTGTTCATGGTTTAGATAAAGCTATGGGTTTAGCACCAACAAGATTAGCAATTACAGCTTTCTTTTATGGTATTACAGGTTTAGCATTTGCTATTTGGATGACAAATTATATGATGATTCAAGATTGGCCACAAGATATTGGTGGAAAACCAAGTTTTTCTTGGATTGAAAACATGCCAGCATTTGTACCAATCATGTTTGAATTAACAGTATTTTTTGCAGCCCATTTAATGGTAATTACTTTTTATATGAGAAGTAGAATTTGGCCATTTAAAAAAGCTGAAAATCCTGATCCAAGAACTACAGATGACCATTTTTTAATGGAAATTCCTGTACATAATAATGTGGATGAATTAACTACATTATTAACTAAAACAGGTGCTGTAGAAATTAATGTAGTAGATAAGCACTAA
- the nrfD gene encoding NrfD/PsrC family molybdoenzyme membrane anchor subunit, translated as MSHYEAPIREPLVLGDKTYHDITEDIAKPIEGKANKNWYIAFYISLAAMLWGFGCIFYTVGTGIGVWGLNKNIGWAWDITNFVWWVGIGHAGTLISAVLLLFRQKWRMAINRSAEAMTIFAVFQAGLFPIIHMGRPWNAFWVLPLPNQFGSLWVNFNSPLLWDVFAISTYLSVSLVFWWTGLLPDFAMIRDRAVKPFQKKIYALLSFGWSGRAKDWQRFEEVSLVLAGLATPLVLSVHTIVSMDFATSINPGWHSTIFPPYFVAGAIFSGFAMVQTLLGIMRKVTNLEDYITRMHVEYMNIVIILTGGIVAVAYATEFFIAWYTGSPYENYTYLSVGAATGPYAWAFYSLLFFNILTPQLLWFKKIRRSFIWTFIISIFINIGMWFERFDIIAIVLSKGHLPSTWWRFEPTFVDVGIFIGTIGFFFVLFLLYARTFPVIAQAEVKTILKSSGEFYKKRREQGIPTKPTIVLVDKTIKEVNPDKNKKG; from the coding sequence ATGTCTCATTACGAAGCACCCATAAGGGAACCTTTAGTATTAGGTGATAAAACTTATCACGATATTACCGAAGACATTGCGAAACCTATAGAAGGGAAAGCAAATAAGAATTGGTACATCGCATTTTATATTTCTTTGGCAGCAATGCTTTGGGGATTTGGATGTATCTTTTACACTGTAGGAACAGGTATTGGAGTTTGGGGATTGAACAAGAACATTGGTTGGGCTTGGGATATTACTAACTTTGTTTGGTGGGTAGGTATTGGTCATGCAGGAACTTTAATTTCTGCAGTACTTTTATTATTCCGTCAAAAATGGAGAATGGCTATAAACCGTTCTGCAGAAGCAATGACAATTTTTGCCGTTTTTCAAGCAGGATTATTCCCAATTATTCACATGGGTCGTCCTTGGAACGCGTTTTGGGTTTTACCACTTCCGAATCAATTTGGTTCTTTATGGGTAAACTTTAACTCACCATTATTATGGGATGTATTTGCAATCTCAACATATTTATCTGTATCGTTAGTTTTCTGGTGGACAGGTTTATTACCAGATTTTGCAATGATTCGTGATAGAGCTGTAAAGCCTTTTCAAAAGAAAATATATGCTTTATTAAGTTTCGGTTGGTCAGGTAGAGCAAAAGATTGGCAACGTTTTGAAGAAGTATCTTTGGTTTTAGCAGGTTTAGCAACACCACTTGTACTTTCTGTACATACAATTGTATCAATGGATTTTGCTACCTCTATTAACCCAGGTTGGCACTCAACAATATTTCCACCTTACTTTGTTGCAGGAGCAATTTTCTCTGGTTTTGCAATGGTACAAACCTTATTAGGTATTATGCGTAAGGTTACCAATTTAGAAGATTATATTACACGTATGCACGTTGAGTATATGAACATTGTAATTATCTTAACTGGTGGTATTGTAGCTGTAGCTTATGCAACAGAATTTTTTATTGCATGGTACACAGGTTCGCCTTATGAAAATTACACATATTTATCAGTAGGTGCTGCAACAGGACCTTATGCTTGGGCATTTTATTCATTATTGTTCTTTAATATTTTAACACCTCAATTATTGTGGTTCAAGAAAATTAGAAGAAGTTTTATTTGGACTTTTATAATATCAATCTTTATAAACATTGGTATGTGGTTCGAACGTTTTGATATTATTGCAATTGTATTAAGTAAAGGTCACTTACCATCAACTTGGTGGCGTTTTGAGCCAACGTTTGTAGATGTTGGTATCTTTATAGGAACTATTGGATTTTTCTTTGTATTATTCTTATTGTACGCAAGAACTTTTCCAGTAATTGCACAAGCAGAAGTAAAAACAATATTAAAATCTTCTGGTGAATTTTACAAGAAGAGAAGAGAACAAGGAATTCCTACCAAACCAACTATCGTTTTGGTTGATAAAACAATAAAGGAAGTAAACCCTGATAAAAATAAAAAAGGATAA
- a CDS encoding TAT-variant-translocated molybdopterin oxidoreductase, producing the protein MASNKKYWKSVEELKDSSIVETLSKNEFVEAIPTDQFLGDKETLEKSSTSRRDFLKYVGFTTAAASLAACEGPVRKSIPYVVKPNDIIAGVADWYATSMADGYDFANVLVKTREGRPIQIMPNKEANGTTSARVQAAVLSLYDEKLRLKNPTKAGESISWNDADKEIGAKLNSLNAAGKPVVLLTGTLASLSTSKIVEEFIAAYPNTKHVVYDAVSESGAADAMMAMYGKRVLPKYHLNKAKTIVSFGADFLGDFHGGFEKAYIEGRQPKTGKMSYHVQFESNMSLTGANADKRVVVKPSDQVFALLNLYAAITGSSVSSKATPVDADVKKMANELKKAGSKGVVLTGINDVNAQLITLAINKALNSEIVDTTNTLNIRQGNDAEVAQLISDMKAGRVGGLISYNVNPAYSLSNVADFTEGLNKVDLKVALSTENSETVDAMEYALPTSHFLESWGDTQFDSETYGLMQPTIQPLFDTRQVQDILLKWSGNSTNYYDYLKTFATSTVLGGSSWNTALHNGFFKRELVSNVEEVVFESTVSLGTAANKLSSEAKKASGFELNLYTKTGLGDGKQANNPWLQEFPDPITRTSWDNYLTMSIADAKELGFSNPIQDNGAINGNYAKVSVNGKEVTVPVMVQPGQAKGSVGLSLGFGRTFGLKEEMQVGVNAYPLYKGSNNIQYNVKVEKVSGTHKFACTQVQKTIAGRHDILKVASLKEYKNVDPKDHHHGWNKPAYVSYDHQEVEANTIDIWDEHNRELGHHFNLSIDLTSCTGCGACVVACHAENNVPVVGKNEVRIGRDMHWLRIDRYYSSEVETREDAREQGLGIAETYEGLETEAENPEVTFQPMMCQHCNHAPCETVCPVAATTHGRQGQNQMTYNRCVGTRYCANNCPYRVRRFNWFEYANNNEFDFNMNNEYGKMVLNPDVVVRGRGVMEKCSMCIQMTQATILKAKKEGRPVNTDEFETACSSACTTGALVFGDVNNKEDQVAALAEDKRAYNVLDYLQTKPNVIYQVKIRNTNEA; encoded by the coding sequence ATGGCTTCAAACAAAAAATACTGGAAAAGTGTTGAGGAACTAAAAGATAGTTCTATTGTTGAAACGTTAAGTAAAAATGAGTTTGTGGAAGCAATTCCTACAGATCAGTTTTTAGGTGATAAAGAAACATTAGAGAAATCATCTACCTCACGTAGAGATTTCTTAAAATATGTTGGCTTTACTACTGCTGCAGCTTCTTTGGCTGCCTGTGAAGGACCAGTAAGAAAGTCTATTCCTTATGTAGTAAAACCAAATGATATTATTGCAGGTGTTGCAGATTGGTACGCAACTTCTATGGCAGATGGTTATGATTTTGCAAATGTTTTAGTAAAAACAAGAGAAGGTCGTCCAATTCAAATCATGCCAAATAAAGAGGCTAATGGAACTACAAGTGCAAGAGTTCAAGCTGCTGTTTTATCTTTATATGACGAAAAATTACGTTTAAAAAATCCAACGAAAGCTGGAGAATCAATTTCTTGGAACGATGCTGATAAAGAAATTGGAGCGAAATTAAATTCTCTAAATGCAGCTGGTAAACCTGTTGTTTTATTAACAGGAACATTGGCAAGTCTTTCAACAAGTAAGATTGTTGAGGAATTTATTGCTGCTTATCCAAATACAAAACATGTAGTTTATGACGCAGTTTCAGAATCTGGTGCTGCAGATGCAATGATGGCTATGTATGGTAAACGTGTTTTACCTAAATATCATTTAAATAAAGCAAAAACAATTGTTTCTTTTGGTGCTGACTTTTTGGGAGATTTCCATGGAGGATTTGAAAAAGCATATATAGAGGGTAGACAACCAAAAACGGGAAAAATGTCTTACCATGTGCAGTTTGAAAGCAATATGTCTTTAACTGGTGCAAATGCTGATAAAAGAGTTGTCGTAAAACCTTCTGATCAAGTTTTTGCATTATTAAATTTATATGCTGCTATTACTGGTTCAAGTGTTTCTTCTAAAGCGACTCCAGTTGATGCAGATGTTAAGAAAATGGCAAATGAACTTAAAAAGGCAGGTTCAAAAGGTGTTGTTTTAACAGGTATAAATGATGTAAATGCGCAACTAATTACCTTAGCAATTAATAAAGCATTAAATAGTGAAATAGTTGATACAACCAATACATTAAATATCCGTCAAGGAAATGATGCAGAAGTTGCTCAATTAATTTCGGATATGAAAGCTGGTAGAGTTGGAGGATTAATTTCTTACAATGTAAACCCTGCTTATAGTTTATCAAATGTTGCTGATTTTACTGAAGGATTAAATAAAGTAGATTTAAAAGTTGCTTTATCAACAGAAAACAGTGAAACAGTTGATGCAATGGAGTATGCATTGCCAACATCACACTTTTTAGAATCTTGGGGAGATACTCAATTCGATTCTGAAACGTATGGTTTAATGCAACCAACTATTCAGCCATTATTTGATACACGTCAAGTTCAAGACATTTTATTAAAATGGTCTGGAAATTCAACTAATTATTACGATTATTTAAAAACTTTTGCAACTTCAACTGTTTTAGGAGGAAGTTCTTGGAATACAGCTTTGCATAATGGTTTCTTTAAAAGAGAACTTGTTAGCAATGTAGAAGAAGTTGTTTTTGAAAGCACTGTTTCTTTAGGAACTGCTGCAAATAAACTTTCTAGTGAGGCTAAAAAAGCATCAGGTTTTGAATTAAATTTATATACAAAAACTGGTTTAGGGGATGGTAAACAAGCGAACAATCCTTGGTTACAAGAATTCCCTGACCCAATTACCAGAACATCTTGGGATAATTACTTAACAATGTCTATAGCAGATGCTAAAGAGTTAGGTTTTTCAAATCCAATTCAAGATAATGGTGCTATTAATGGGAATTATGCAAAAGTTTCTGTTAATGGGAAAGAAGTTACTGTTCCAGTAATGGTACAACCAGGACAAGCAAAAGGCTCTGTTGGTTTATCACTTGGTTTTGGTAGAACTTTCGGTTTAAAAGAAGAAATGCAAGTTGGTGTTAATGCATATCCTTTATATAAAGGAAGTAATAACATTCAGTATAATGTAAAAGTTGAAAAAGTATCAGGAACTCATAAGTTTGCTTGTACACAAGTTCAAAAAACAATTGCAGGTCGTCACGATATTTTAAAAGTTGCATCTCTTAAAGAATATAAGAATGTTGATCCAAAAGATCATCATCATGGTTGGAATAAACCAGCTTATGTTTCTTACGATCATCAAGAAGTAGAAGCAAACACAATTGATATTTGGGATGAACATAACAGAGAGTTAGGTCATCACTTTAATTTATCTATAGATTTAACATCTTGTACAGGTTGTGGAGCTTGTGTTGTTGCTTGTCATGCAGAAAACAATGTTCCTGTTGTTGGTAAAAATGAAGTTAGAATTGGTAGAGATATGCACTGGTTGCGTATTGATAGATATTATTCTTCTGAAGTAGAAACTAGAGAAGATGCAAGAGAACAAGGTTTAGGAATTGCTGAAACCTATGAAGGTTTAGAAACTGAAGCAGAAAATCCTGAAGTTACTTTTCAACCAATGATGTGTCAGCACTGTAATCATGCTCCTTGTGAGACTGTTTGTCCTGTTGCTGCAACAACTCATGGTCGTCAAGGACAAAACCAAATGACTTATAACAGATGTGTGGGTACTAGATATTGTGCAAACAACTGTCCATATAGAGTTCGTAGATTCAACTGGTTTGAATATGCAAACAATAATGAGTTCGATTTCAATATGAATAACGAGTATGGAAAAATGGTATTGAATCCAGATGTTGTTGTACGTGGAAGAGGAGTTATGGAAAAATGTTCTATGTGTATTCAAATGACACAAGCAACAATTTTAAAAGCGAAAAAAGAAGGTAGACCAGTAAATACAGATGAATTTGAAACAGCATGTTCATCAGCATGTACTACTGGAGCATTAGTTTTTGGTGATGTTAATAATAAAGAAGATCAAGTAGCTGCTTTGGCAGAAGATAAAAGAGCTTATAATGTATTAGATTACTTACAAACAAAACCTAATGTAATCTATCAAGTTAAAATAAGAAACACAAACGAAGCGTAA
- a CDS encoding cytochrome c3 family protein gives MKSVALRSQLKKTLYKGFVMVLFFTISLSSYSQDVDAARQSEGRKLYKSLCASCHKLDRKLVGPALGKVEERRENSWLLAWIKNNAELRASGDRDAIAIHDEYNGAVMSAFPQLSDNQINDILYYTTVGDPVKTPVVGINGTEGEGGQGNSPQWIIYLLAGAIVVAFLMIASLLKQVNELKGNTSPESKSNLKRDLHELWEGVKGNTFLHVVTTIFVLLMGAYIVFGTLFKVGVNEGYMPLQPIAFSHKIHAGENKIECQYCHSSAKHSKHSGIPSVNVCMNCHMNIAEVAEGTEVEWDGVTYGKAELDKEIAKIYEASGWDPEALEYTGEEKPVKWVRIHNLPDFAYFNHSQHVTAGGVACQKCHGPVEEFDEMRQFSPLTMGWCINCHRETDVNLRDNGYYEKIHKELAQKYGIEQVTIAQLGGLECGKCHY, from the coding sequence ATGAAAAGTGTAGCATTACGCAGCCAACTAAAAAAAACTCTTTATAAGGGTTTTGTAATGGTGCTGTTTTTTACAATAAGTTTATCTTCTTATTCCCAAGATGTTGATGCAGCTCGTCAAAGTGAAGGTCGAAAATTGTATAAATCTCTTTGTGCTTCATGCCACAAATTAGATAGAAAATTAGTTGGGCCAGCTTTAGGGAAAGTAGAGGAAAGAAGAGAGAATTCATGGTTATTAGCTTGGATTAAGAATAATGCAGAATTAAGAGCTTCTGGAGATAGAGATGCAATTGCTATTCATGATGAATATAATGGTGCTGTAATGTCTGCTTTTCCTCAATTAAGCGATAATCAAATAAATGATATTTTATACTACACTACTGTTGGTGATCCAGTTAAAACTCCAGTTGTTGGAATTAATGGAACTGAAGGTGAAGGTGGTCAAGGAAATTCTCCTCAGTGGATTATTTATCTTTTAGCAGGTGCAATAGTTGTTGCTTTTTTAATGATTGCTAGTTTATTGAAACAAGTAAATGAATTAAAAGGAAATACAAGTCCAGAATCTAAATCTAACTTAAAAAGAGATTTACATGAACTCTGGGAAGGTGTTAAAGGAAATACTTTTTTGCATGTAGTGACTACTATTTTTGTTTTATTAATGGGGGCTTATATCGTTTTTGGAACTTTATTTAAAGTTGGTGTTAATGAAGGGTATATGCCTTTGCAGCCAATTGCTTTTTCTCATAAAATTCATGCTGGAGAAAATAAGATTGAATGTCAATATTGTCATTCATCTGCAAAGCACAGTAAACACTCAGGAATTCCGTCTGTAAATGTTTGTATGAACTGTCACATGAATATTGCTGAAGTTGCAGAAGGAACTGAAGTTGAGTGGGATGGAGTTACTTATGGTAAGGCTGAGTTAGATAAAGAGATTGCTAAAATTTACGAAGCTTCAGGTTGGGATCCAGAAGCATTAGAATATACAGGAGAAGAAAAGCCGGTTAAATGGGTTAGAATTCATAACCTGCCAGATTTTGCATATTTCAATCATTCACAACACGTAACTGCTGGTGGTGTGGCTTGTCAAAAATGTCATGGTCCTGTAGAGGAGTTTGATGAAATGCGTCAGTTCTCACCATTAACAATGGGTTGGTGTATTAATTGTCATAGAGAAACAGATGTGAATTTAAGAGATAATGGATATTATGAAAAAATTCATAAAGAATTAGCTCAGAAATATGGTATTGAACAAGTTACAATTGCGCAACTTGGTGGTTTAGAGTGTGGTAAATGTCACTATTAA
- a CDS encoding SPOR domain-containing protein translates to MKQKTFLNFILLVIFLGTSAIYSQNRTNTSNEVKNLIDKKRSFNKQYGYGYRVQIYYGEETKARSIENKFKINFPNVYTKLDYDQPYWKVQVGNYKTKLEADKAVINFSEKFSGLIVIPLGK, encoded by the coding sequence ATGAAACAGAAGACATTTTTAAATTTTATTTTACTTGTTATATTCCTAGGAACTAGTGCAATATATTCTCAAAACAGAACAAACACAAGTAACGAAGTTAAAAACTTGATCGATAAAAAAAGATCTTTTAACAAGCAATATGGCTATGGTTACCGAGTACAAATTTATTATGGAGAAGAAACTAAAGCTAGAAGTATAGAAAATAAATTCAAAATTAATTTCCCAAACGTGTACACAAAACTTGATTATGATCAACCTTATTGGAAAGTTCAAGTTGGTAATTATAAAACAAAATTAGAGGCAGATAAAGCAGTTATAAATTTCTCAGAAAAGTTTTCTGGTCTGATTGTAATCCCCTTAGGAAAATAA